A DNA window from Deltaproteobacteria bacterium contains the following coding sequences:
- a CDS encoding sensor histidine kinase: protein MLDQENEKEELVRYRQLLEAEVLQRKMLEREVLNIIHEERRRFGSQLHDGLCQELTAALMFAKHLLRKMETDKNLELADLKRISDMLLDAVDEARNTARGLYPGELEGTSLMHALEELLAQTVGVSCFFHCPKPILIQDDTTATHLYRIAQEAISNALTHGRAQNIEIEFTQSAKHITLAIKDDGMGINKDLKNSNGIGLKTMRYRADILNGSLQIKSNTPQGTIVECSLKSHKTKETKIAQLLNYIVPFNKINSDKNHIAF from the coding sequence ATGTTGGACCAAGAAAATGAAAAAGAGGAACTTGTTCGATACCGCCAACTGCTTGAAGCGGAAGTTTTGCAACGTAAAATGCTGGAAAGAGAGGTATTGAATATTATTCACGAAGAACGAAGGCGTTTTGGATCTCAGCTCCACGACGGGCTTTGCCAGGAATTGACGGCAGCTTTGATGTTTGCCAAACACCTCCTTCGCAAAATGGAAACGGATAAAAATCTGGAGCTTGCCGATCTGAAAAGAATTTCGGACATGCTTCTGGATGCGGTGGATGAAGCCCGAAATACCGCGAGAGGGCTCTATCCAGGGGAACTCGAAGGGACCTCTCTCATGCATGCGCTTGAAGAGTTGCTTGCTCAGACCGTGGGGGTTTCGTGTTTTTTCCATTGTCCGAAACCAATCCTTATCCAGGATGATACAACAGCCACTCATCTTTATCGAATCGCTCAAGAAGCAATCAGCAATGCGCTAACACACGGGAGAGCTCAGAATATTGAAATCGAGTTTACTCAAAGTGCCAAGCACATCACCCTTGCCATAAAAGATGATGGAATGGGGATTAACAAAGACCTCAAAAATTCAAATGGAATTGGTTTGAAGACCATGCGCTATCGAGCTGATATCCTGAATGGCTCTCTTCAAATCAAATCCAATACACCTCAGGGAACCATCGTGGAGTGTAGTTTAAAAAGCCACAAAACAAAGGAGACAAAAATCGCTCAACTTTTGAATTATATTGTGCCTTTTAATAAAATTAATTCTGACAAAAATCATATCGCTTTTTGA